GCTAAAGGGCGTCGAACCCGCGTTCACCGCGGACAGCGACGCCGCGCCCATCACCGTGGCGCTCAGCACGTTCACGCCCGGCCCCACCACGGACAGCTCCTGGCCGAACTGCGAGAAGCTCGCGTACTCGCCCTGCAGGTCCACCGCGCCCACCGCCATCACCGAGGGCATGTACGCCGCCGGATAGGAGATGCCGCGCTTGCCGTCATTGCCGCTCGCCGCGATGGACAACATGCCGTTGCCGTTGGCCCACACCTTCTCGAACATGAGCTGCTCGGCATCGGAGTGATCCGGAGCGCCCAGCGACAGCGAGGCGATCCGCGCGCCCTCTGAACGGCACCAGTCCGCGGCCGCGATGACGTCGTCGGTGCTACCGCCGCCCTTCACGTCCAGCACTCGCGCGACCAGCAGCGAAGCGCCGGGCGCCACGCCCACCACGCCGTTCGGATCCTGCCCGGGCCCCACGCGTCCGCCCGTGCCCGGGCCGAACTGCGCCAGGATGGTCGCGGCCACGTGCGTTCCGTGGCCGCCGCCCACCGTCACCACGCCCTGCGAGACGGTCTGGTCGGACGGGTCGTCGTCGTCCTCCACGAAGTCATGGCCCTTGAGGAACGCCGCCTTCAGCTCCGGGTGCTTGCTGTCCCAGCCGCTGTCGATGACGCACACCTTCACGCCCTCGCCCGTGGGCGCGCCCGCGTCGATGATGCCGTCGTTGTTGGCGTCCCACACCTTCGGGGCCTGGATCAGCTTGAGCCCTTCGGTGTACTCGCCCACCGACCCCTGCCTGCTGAACGCCCCCTGCCACGACGCCACCGGCGGCAGCGTGGGCAGGCCCATCGCGTATACGCGGCGGTTGGGCGACACGGAGAGCACGTCCGGGTTCAGCTTCAGCGCCGCGATGGCCGAGGGCGACAGCCGGGCGGACAGCATGTTCAGGTTCGGAACGCGGCGCTTCACCTTGCCGCCCTGCCGCTCCACGGTCGCCACGATGTCCGCCGCGACGGCCAGCCCGCTGGCGGCCACCTTCGGCTTGTAGGTGATGATCACGCCGTCCGGCTCCTCCGGCGCGCTCAGCGCGGAGGCCGCCTGCCCCGGCAGCGCCTGGTCGGTGGTGCCAGGACAGGCCTGCGGCTCGGGGCCGCCCGTAGGCTCCTTGTCACCGCCGCATGCCACCAGACCGGACAGCCCGAGCCCAAGCAAAAGCCAACGCTTCATGGGATGCATCTCCTTCGTGCCCGGCCTACATGGATACCGCGCCGTGACCGGCCGCCCCCAACAGGTGGCCGGGAAGAACGGGGCAGCACTGCTTCCCGTTCCCGAAGCGATTTAAGCATGGACACAGGACGACTGCTCGGGCGGCTGTCATGCGCCCGACGGGCATCCGGTGCCGACCAAAGTGCGGCGTCCAACGCTCGCGCGGCGCACGCACGCCCGAAGCCGGGCTCCACCGTCCACGGCGTACCGCGTCGGACACGGCCCGGCGCCTCGAGGGAGACTCAGGCGTCCGAGGGATCGACGCCGAAGATACGCTGGGCGTCCACGGCATAGGCCGCCAGCTGTCGCTCCTGCTCGGCGGCATCCCAGCCCAGCAGCGGCGCCATCACCTCCGCGGCGCGGACGGCCGCGGCGCGCCCCTGGTCGCGCGTCTCGAACGCGACCTTGAGGCGGCGGATGAGCAGGTCGGCCAGCGTCTGGACCATCTCATGGGACACGCCCCACGCGGCCTCTGCGCGGCGGTAGGGCAGCCCGTCCACGAGCGGCTCGGCCAGCACCGGCGTCTCGCGAGTGAGCGCCCACACGGCGCGCCAGCGGCTGCCATACGCGCGCACCAGATGGTCACCCGTGGCCGCGTCTCCCACCTCCTCGCGCGCCGCCGCGAGCTCCGCGTCCAGCTTCGCGATGTCGCCTCCCGGCAGGGGGCGCTCGGCGGTGGGGGTCTTGCGGTGGGGCACGGACAGGCGGCGCTCCACGGCGTTGACCACGTCCCGGGCCATGACCCGGAAGGTGGTGAGCTTCCCGCCGCTGATGGCCAGCACGCCGGAGGGACTCACGTCGATGGCGTGCTCGCGGCTGGCGCTGCCCGCGTCGCTGTTGCCGTGGTAGCCGCTGGCGGCCAGGGGGCGGATGCCGGCCCAGGCGCTGACCATGTCCTCGCGCGTGAGGTGTGCCTCCGGGAAGAAGGCATTGGCGGACGCCAGCAGGTAGGCCACGTCCGACTCGCTCGCGCGCACCTCGGCCGGATGGGCGCGCGTCGCCGTCTCCGTGGTGCCGATGAGCGTGAACGCATCCGCGGGCAGGATGAACATCACCCGGCCATCCACGGGGGACAGCAGCGTGAGCGCGTCCTGGATGCCCAGGCGCGAACGGGGCACGGCGATGTGGACGCCCTTGCTGCCGCGCACCGAGGGACCGGAGCGCTCGGAGCCCGAATCCAGCTGGCGGATCTCATCGCTCCAAGGCCCGGTGGCGTTGACGACGGCCCGGGCGCGCACGGTGTGCTCCAGGCCCGTCAGGTGATCCACCACCACCGCGCCCTGCGCCTTGCCATCCTCCAGCACCAGCTGCTTCACCGACGCGTGGTTGAGCACCACCGCGCCCGCCTCGCTCGCGCCCAGCGCGTTGGCGAGCGTGAGGCGTGCGTCGTCCGTGGCCGCGTCGTAGTAGCGCGCGCCGCCCTTGAGCCCCTCCGCGCGGATGCCCGGCTCGGCCTCCACCACCTGCTTGAGCGACAGCCGCTGGTACGCCTTCACGTTGCGGAACAGCGACAGGGCGTCGTACAGCATGAGGCCCGCGTTGAGCTTCCAGCGGGGCACCCGGGCGCCCTCGTAGACGGGCCAGATGAAGGCCAGCGGCCGCACCAGGTGGGGCGCCAGGTTGAGCAGGCGCCGCCGCTCGATGCTCGACTCGAAGACGAGCCCCAGGTGGCCATGCTCCAGGTAGCGCAGCCCACCATGGATGAGGCGGGACGAGCGGCTGGACGTCCCGCTGGCGAAGTCCTCGCGCTCCACCAGCGCCACCTTCAACCCGCGCAGCGCCGCGTCCCGGGCCGCGCCCGCCCCTGTCACGCCGCCGCCAATGACCAGCAGGTCGAAGGGCTCGGCCCCCAGCAAGCGCAAGCGCTCGGCGCGAGAAGGCGGCGGGGCGGGAGTCGCGCCCGTGGAGGCTGGCAGCGAATGGAGCACGGCGGATTCAGAACGCACGCCCTGATTCTATGACGGGAAGTCTTCGGCCGCAGCGGATTTAGATGCAATGCGTCAAGAGATCCACGGGCGCGTGGGACTGAACGGCGGGAGACTGTCCGGCAGCGGGCGGCGGCGGCGGTCTTGCGTGTCCGTGGGAGGACGGATAGGCAGACGGGCGCCTCACCTCACCCGTCCTGGACGCGTCCGCGCGCCACCAACCAACCCCGTGTGGGACTCCCGAGACCGACGCGATCTGGCGCTCCTGGGGCTGTGGGTCCTCGTCTACGGGCTCGCGGTCGCGCCGGTGCTGCACGCGGTGGTGGGGCACGGGGGCGGCCTGGGTGGGCATGCCCACGTCCATGGTCCTGGGGGCCACGTCCACCGCGCGGGCGGAACGGCGTGTGGGCCCGCGGGCACGGCGAAGGCATGTCAGGCGGAGGCCGGGCGGAGCACGCCGGGCCGCGATGACAGCGAGCACGACGACGCCGGCGAGAAGCAGGGCCATGGCCACCGGCACCTGACGGGTTCGGTGGAGCACCTGCTGGCGGTGGCGGCGAGCTGGACGGTGTTCGTCCCACCGGTGCTGCGGTGGGTGTCGTGGCGGGTGGGGCCCGCGCGGGGCCCGGAGTGGTCACCGGGTCAGCGGTTGCGCTCCTCCGCGATGCCGCAAGGGCCATAGCCACATCCACGCCCTTCGCGCGTCCGTAAAGACATCTCGCGACCACGGGGTCCGTCTGGCTTGAGCCGGACAGGGGCCCGCGTGAGCGCGTGTCCTCCGCGGGCTGTCTGTCCATCATTCATCACGTCCTGGAACGCGCCGGAAAGCGCGCCAGGGACGTGCTGTCATTTCCTCGCGCTGCCCCTCCCGTGACCATGTTGCGAATTGCCTTCGCCACGCTGTCGACGTGTCTCCTTCACGCAGCGCCGGGCTCCGTCCCCGGAGCACCGCACGTGGCTGCCGCTGGACATGCGGTCACTGAAGTCATGCCGGAACAGATGCAATCCGGTCATGGACAACCCATTGGAGCGGAAAGCCAGTCAACTCCGCGCGCCTCCGATGACGGCACGGGCGAGGCTCCGCCAGCACCGCCCGCGAACACCGCCGGGACGCCACCGGACACCACCCCCGCCACGAACTCCGCCGCCGGGGAGGAGCCCCCACCCGTCCCGGAGAACGCACGGGCCTCCACGCCCGAGCCCTCCCCGGAGCCTCCCGCCTTTCCGCCGGAGGCCGCTCCCCCGGAGGCCCCCGCGAAGCAGCGGTCCACCGTGGTGCGCGGCACGCGGCCGGCCCGGAGCGCGGCGGAGGTCACCATTGGCCGGGACATCCTCGACACGGCGCCGCGACTGAACGCGGTGGACGTGCTCCGGGTCGTCCCGGGCCTCGTGGCCTCGCAGCACAGCGGCGAGGGCAAGGCCCAGCAGCTCTTCCTCCGGGGCTTCGACGCCATCCACGGCCAGGACGTGGAGCTGAACGTCGGCGGCCTGCCCGTGAACGAGGTGAGCCACATCCACGCGCTCGGCTACGCGGACACCAACTTCATCATCCCGGAGCTCGTCCAATCGCTGGAGGTGACGGAGGGCTCCTACCGCGCGTTCCAGGGAGACTTCGCGGTCGCGGGCACGGTGCGCATGGACCTGGGCGCGAGGGAACAGGGCGTGGAGTTCGCGGGCACGCTGGGCCAGTACGGCCAGCGTCGGCTCGTCGTGACGGTGCGTCCCGGCGAGGACCCCGGCACCTTCGCCGCGCTGGAGCTCGGGGAGTCAGACGGCTTCGGCCCGCAGCGCGGCCATGGCCGGGCGGCCCTGCTCGCGCAAGCCCACGTGGACCTGGGCCACGGCTTGAGCGCGAGGGTGCTGGGCGGCAGCTACGTCACGCGCTTCGACTCGCCAGGAGTCGTGCGCGAGGACGACCTGGAGTCCGGCCGTCGGAGCTTCTACTCCGGCTCCTTCGCCCGGCAGGGCGGCACGGTGTCCCGCCACCAGTTCCTCATCGGCGTGGACCTGCCGCGCGAAGGCACGGCGCGCACGCGACTGGAGGCCTTCGGAATCCTCTCGGACCTGCGGCTGCGCAACAACTTCACCGGCTACCGCGTGGACGACCGGGGCGACGGCCTGGAGCAGACGAACGGAGGCTCCACGCTGGGCCTGCGCGCCGAGCACCGCCGGCAGGTCCTCGTGTACGGCCAGCCCGTCGCACTGGAGCTGGG
The genomic region above belongs to Corallococcus silvisoli and contains:
- a CDS encoding TonB-dependent receptor, with amino-acid sequence MQSGHGQPIGAESQSTPRASDDGTGEAPPAPPANTAGTPPDTTPATNSAAGEEPPPVPENARASTPEPSPEPPAFPPEAAPPEAPAKQRSTVVRGTRPARSAAEVTIGRDILDTAPRLNAVDVLRVVPGLVASQHSGEGKAQQLFLRGFDAIHGQDVELNVGGLPVNEVSHIHALGYADTNFIIPELVQSLEVTEGSYRAFQGDFAVAGTVRMDLGAREQGVEFAGTLGQYGQRRLVVTVRPGEDPGTFAALELGESDGFGPQRGHGRAALLAQAHVDLGHGLSARVLGGSYVTRFDSPGVVREDDLESGRRSFYSGSFARQGGTVSRHQFLIGVDLPREGTARTRLEAFGILSDLRLRNNFTGYRVDDRGDGLEQTNGGSTLGLRAEHRRQVLVYGQPVALELGLGGRRDGIQQTQRRYRETDGTFFADEVDADITQTDVWGYAEARLPVGRWAFRLGGRADALGVEVFDALAFRDPRFYDGQGYSRSAFGVHWGAKAGVEYSLTDTWALFASYGDGFRSPQARSLSEGERAPFVDVHGAELGTRSDGERLSFQASVFGSQVADDFFFDHTVGTTVFTGQTLRTGISAALQSRPLPGLTAALSGTLANATVTKTDAKLPYFAPLVARADVGWEKPLSAIGSLLSLGTGLTLIGPRPLPYDEFSHTVFLVDAEAALRRGALALRLDVKNLLNTRWRDGEFVYSSRFDPAAQPSLVPARHFTAGAPRVASLTLEVHL
- a CDS encoding S8 family serine peptidase — protein: MKRWLLLGLGLSGLVACGGDKEPTGGPEPQACPGTTDQALPGQAASALSAPEEPDGVIITYKPKVAASGLAVAADIVATVERQGGKVKRRVPNLNMLSARLSPSAIAALKLNPDVLSVSPNRRVYAMGLPTLPPVASWQGAFSRQGSVGEYTEGLKLIQAPKVWDANNDGIIDAGAPTGEGVKVCVIDSGWDSKHPELKAAFLKGHDFVEDDDDPSDQTVSQGVVTVGGGHGTHVAATILAQFGPGTGGRVGPGQDPNGVVGVAPGASLLVARVLDVKGGGSTDDVIAAADWCRSEGARIASLSLGAPDHSDAEQLMFEKVWANGNGMLSIAASGNDGKRGISYPAAYMPSVMAVGAVDLQGEYASFSQFGQELSVVGPGVNVLSATVMGAASLSAVNAGSTPFSSSPLSYTAQGTYTGRLVNCGLGEDRASCGDEATCDGFVAYVDRGDLFFEEKARHVIEAGARAVIIGNNVADDGDGTFTLGSANSHWVPTVSVSQASGTSLKALVGQEVTVAITGLDYQRESGTSMATPHVSGVAALVFSARPDLSAAHVRAVLEKSALDDKVTPGFDEKYGHGLVQATKAVELARSLPAGGGPLPLP
- the glpD gene encoding glycerol-3-phosphate dehydrogenase, yielding MRSESAVLHSLPASTGATPAPPPSRAERLRLLGAEPFDLLVIGGGVTGAGAARDAALRGLKVALVEREDFASGTSSRSSRLIHGGLRYLEHGHLGLVFESSIERRRLLNLAPHLVRPLAFIWPVYEGARVPRWKLNAGLMLYDALSLFRNVKAYQRLSLKQVVEAEPGIRAEGLKGGARYYDAATDDARLTLANALGASEAGAVVLNHASVKQLVLEDGKAQGAVVVDHLTGLEHTVRARAVVNATGPWSDEIRQLDSGSERSGPSVRGSKGVHIAVPRSRLGIQDALTLLSPVDGRVMFILPADAFTLIGTTETATRAHPAEVRASESDVAYLLASANAFFPEAHLTREDMVSAWAGIRPLAASGYHGNSDAGSASREHAIDVSPSGVLAISGGKLTTFRVMARDVVNAVERRLSVPHRKTPTAERPLPGGDIAKLDAELAAAREEVGDAATGDHLVRAYGSRWRAVWALTRETPVLAEPLVDGLPYRRAEAAWGVSHEMVQTLADLLIRRLKVAFETRDQGRAAAVRAAEVMAPLLGWDAAEQERQLAAYAVDAQRIFGVDPSDA